The nucleotide window ACCCGACACGGAGCCATCAATCAGATGTTCTTCCGATACAGATGCTTCTGCCAGTTTTGCAGATACAACTGCACCATCTGCGATGTGAATGCTGGTCACTGCATAATCCTGTAAAGCTTCACTTCCAACAGCACCCGGTTTCAGCTTGGATGCATCCACCGAGAAGGGAGCCAGTCGACTCTCCGTAACAGCGAACTCACTGAGATCATCCGTGTAGATGTAGTGTCCGGTATGTCCAGGCATCTGATTCTGATTCAGGATCTCCAGCCGATCCTTGCTCTTTGTCTCCTTCTTGCCACTCTGTTCTTCCAGGGAAAGAGGAGCAATACTACTTACCTGAATTTCCTTCTCCACGACCACTGGAGTACTCACTTCCTGATTCACTGACTCTACAGATTCAGGCTTCGGGGTGTCAGCCAATTTTTCTTGCACAGGCTCGTTTGTCGTTGAACGAACTTCTGTACTTTCGGGAGAAGCTTCGGCCGAATCTTGAGTGCTCTTGGGAGCAGGTACATCTGTATTCAGGCGTTCTCCCCTATTCGGTATCAGCCCTGATTTTGTTGGTTCCACTCGGCGATCAGTCAGTTCCAATTCCTTGAATTTCGGGCTCACATGCCGCAGTTTCGGCGTCAGAACCCTCTTTTTGCCATTTTTACTCATGCAGCTTGCTCCTTCCTCTAACGTTCGTCTCCGGCATCATATGCTTCCATATGGGCATCTGCCACTTCATTTATGACTTTTGCAGATTCCAGAGCACGGGTGTACAGGCGTCAAGACAGGAAGGTTCGATGATCTTCGTGGAAATAGGCGTGTCAGGGTGGTAGTGGAAAGGCGGCTGTCCACGCCCCCGTCCCATTCATGTCATAGGATATTATGTCTGATCAAACACTGGTGCATGGCTATGCATCTACACACCGGTCTGCGTTATCGCGATGTCAGAGCCATGCGGTGACAGGCCGGCATTCCATGAATGGACGATTCATGTCGCGATAACATCGAAGGAGGAACGGTCATGCTCCAAGAAACGATCGGCATTATGTTCGATTCACGCATGTACCGGGGGATACCGGCCGGAAGGACCGGTCAGGAATCACTCGCGAATTATGAACAGGCAGCGGCCAGTTATGGATTAACTCCCTGCTTTTTGCGGCTGGAAGATATTGATTCGGATCGGAAGACATGTCTTGCTTATGTAAAAAAGGAAGGTAAATATGTTCGTGAGCGCATGCCATTGCCCTCCGTCATTCATAACCGATCACTCCAGCTTCGCCGGGCGGAACAGCATCAGATCACCAAGCTGATGTTGCAAGGTATTCAGGTATTCAACGTTCGCAATCGGTACCGTAAAGATCATATTCATGACATGCTTCATCAGGACCTGGGCTTGCGAGAACACCTGCCCCGTGCAGTTAAAGCTACGCCAGAGTCTCTGGCCTATATGATGGAACATTACGATGATCTCGTCATCAAACCCTGCAGCGGCAGTATCGGTCATGGCATTATGCGCGTCTTTCAGCGAGATGGACAGTGGAAGCTGACCTGTGAGACGAAGGCCGCACGCAAAGGATGGGCTACATTCCGATTGAGCAAAGGACAGCTTCCTTCCTCCACCCTTCGGCGCATCTTTCGCCATGCCTATCTCATTGAAGAGCGTATCCCGCTGGTGCGTTATGAGGGCAGGCCGGTAGATCTGCGGGTATCCGTACAGCGTGGTAGCGATGGTCTGTGGGGAATTACAGGCATGTTTGCCAAAGCCGCTCCTGCTCATACGTTTGTCACCAACATCGCCCAGGGCGGTAAAGTCATGAAGCTCGCCGAGGCCCTTGGGGCAGCAGAATCCGACTTCGATTTGGCTCGACTGGAGCACAGGATCGGAGTTGTTGCACTCCGAATTGCCCAGAACCTGGCCGCCAGTCTGCCACACCTGGCTGATCTGGGCCTTGATCTCGGAATAACGCGCAGCGGCCAGATCTATTTTATTGAATGTAATGGACGGGATCAGCGCTACGGTTTTCGTAAAGCTGGAATGTCGGAACACTGGAAGACCACATACAGCAAACCGATGTCCTATGGCCGTCTGTTGCTGGAGCAGAATTCGAGGATTCCGAGACAACCACAGACATACGATAGGGGATTATATTGATTTCGTGTGCATTCTGTGTCAATATTATGCAGAACGGCCGGTCATGCCGGCCTTGAAGTTCGCATTAACCCTAAGGGGGATATTCATGGCAAAAACGCTGTTGCGATTAATGACCGAACTTTCTTCGCGCAAATGGATCTCCCGGACTGTGGGAGCCTTCTCCAAAAGCCGGGGAAGTAAGGCATTTATCCCTTATTTTGTCCGGACCTACGACATCCCTGTTCAGGAGGCCGAGAAAGACTGGAAGGAATACCGTTCACTGAACGATTTCTTTACCCGCAAATTAAAACCGGGCATGCGCCCGTTGGAACTTTCAGAGCATGCACTGATCAGCCCGGTCGATGCCAAGATTACGGCAGCCGGTCCGATATCTGCAGGCACACTCCTGAATGTTAAGGGACAAAATTATACACTTGCTGAATTATTAAACCATTCTCCCCATCTGGAGAAGTACAAGCACGGGTACGGGTTCGTCCTCTATCTCAGCCCTCGCGACTATCACCGCATTCATGCACCTGTCAGCGGCCGCAAAATAGAGAGCGAGCACATCAAGGGCAAAGTTTATCCCGTGAATGATTTTGGCCTGACCCATATGAGATCCGTACTTAGTCGAAACGAACGGCTCATCACGTATATCGCACACGATTACGGTGAAGTGGCGGTTGTCAAAGTGGGTGCGATGAACGTGAGTAGCATACAATATGCGGACACGGACACAAGTACCTGGGCACAAGGCGATGATCTGGCCTATTTTGAATTCGGTTCCACTGTTGTTCTGTTGACGCAGAGTGGTACATTCGAACCGGAACCTGGCTTACAGCCAGGAGATTCGGTCAAAATGGGCGCATTGCTTGGTCGTTTGAAACCGAAGAACTAATGAGTCCATACGCAAATAAAGAGGATGGCGCAGCACCTGTAACCAGGTATTGTGCCATCCTCTTTATGCATTCATATTCATCCATGTATACATGCAATACGAAGCTTCGCTCCGTCGTTATTGGTCTGCTGAATTTTCCTCAAAACCACACATCTTGCAAGTCCTCTGCCGGTTTGAAGCGGCGCAGACGGTTTCGGAAAATATTGCATCCTTTTGTAGAGCATCCCCGGTTGCGGACCCGACGTTTTCCGTTCATCACAAGTTCCCCCTTTTGGTCATCTGGAATGCTAGATAATTACCCTCGCGTTCCAGACTTGAAACGTTGTCATGTTTTTCCAACCAGAATTCTAACGAATCTCGGACGGGCTTTTGCCTGTATACTGCTTGAATTGACGACTAAAGAAGAAGATATCCCGGTACCCCAAGGCATCCGCCACCTCGGTCACATTCATGCCGGTATGTACCAGCAGATGTTCTGCCCGCTCAATACGCATACGGATAATATAAGATTGCACCGATGATCCGACCAGTTCCTTGAACTTGATCGAGAAGTATCGGGGCGATAAGCCAGCCCGTGCAGCCAAATCTTCCACCCGATGCGTAATCCCTGGATGCTGACGGACATAATTGGCGACTTCCTGGATCACATCGGACAACTGATTGCTTACCTTTTTCTCCACAGGTTCTTCCGTATCGGCGCGAAGCAAATGAATCATCA belongs to Paenibacillus sp. FSL H8-0079 and includes:
- a CDS encoding YheC/YheD family protein codes for the protein MLQETIGIMFDSRMYRGIPAGRTGQESLANYEQAAASYGLTPCFLRLEDIDSDRKTCLAYVKKEGKYVRERMPLPSVIHNRSLQLRRAEQHQITKLMLQGIQVFNVRNRYRKDHIHDMLHQDLGLREHLPRAVKATPESLAYMMEHYDDLVIKPCSGSIGHGIMRVFQRDGQWKLTCETKAARKGWATFRLSKGQLPSSTLRRIFRHAYLIEERIPLVRYEGRPVDLRVSVQRGSDGLWGITGMFAKAAPAHTFVTNIAQGGKVMKLAEALGAAESDFDLARLEHRIGVVALRIAQNLAASLPHLADLGLDLGITRSGQIYFIECNGRDQRYGFRKAGMSEHWKTTYSKPMSYGRLLLEQNSRIPRQPQTYDRGLY
- the asd gene encoding archaetidylserine decarboxylase (Phosphatidylserine decarboxylase is synthesized as a single chain precursor. Generation of the pyruvoyl active site from a Ser is coupled to cleavage of a Gly-Ser bond between the larger (beta) and smaller (alpha chains). It is an integral membrane protein.), which translates into the protein MAKTLLRLMTELSSRKWISRTVGAFSKSRGSKAFIPYFVRTYDIPVQEAEKDWKEYRSLNDFFTRKLKPGMRPLELSEHALISPVDAKITAAGPISAGTLLNVKGQNYTLAELLNHSPHLEKYKHGYGFVLYLSPRDYHRIHAPVSGRKIESEHIKGKVYPVNDFGLTHMRSVLSRNERLITYIAHDYGEVAVVKVGAMNVSSIQYADTDTSTWAQGDDLAYFEFGSTVVLLTQSGTFEPEPGLQPGDSVKMGALLGRLKPKN